The region TCTTAAATTCAACAGCTGTTTTTCCGAAAAAAGTTCCGTCGTATCCATAGATTTCAAATTCTGTAAAACCTAATGCGGCTAGTTTCTCAAAAGTTTTTTCCATATCGTTAGAAATGAAATCACGAACGGTGTACAATTGAATTGCCAATGATTTTTTACTCATATTTAATTTAGAAACTCCACAAGAATACAATCCTAAAAATCCCAATGCAGAAAGCTGAATGAACCTTTTTCTTTGCATTATAGAAATGGCTTCATTTCGTCTTCGATCTGTGCTCTTAGCTCCATGAGACGTTTTGCATACTGCTCTTTTTGTTTTTCCTCTTCAGTTTCCGGAATCCATTTGGGAACAGGAAGTTTTTTGCCGTTTTCGTCAACGGCAACAAAAACAATGATGCAATGTGTTTTTTTATCGAAATTGGGCTGCTTCAGATTTCTGGAAAATACATTGATTGAAATATGCATACTGGATGAACCGGTATAAATTACCTGGGCTTCCACTTTTACAATTTCCCCGATTTTAATGGGTTCATAGAAACGGATTCCTCCTACATAAACCGTTACAGAATAATTACCACTCCATGTTGTTGCACATGCATAGCCAGCCTGGTCTATCCATTTCATCACACTTCCTCCATGTACCTTTCCTCCGTAGTTGACATCTGAAGGCTCTGAAATAAATTGAAAAGTTATTGGTTTGTTATCCATTTCCACTAAAAATTTGATTGAATAAAGGTATTTAATAATTTTCAAAATTATAGATTAAATCCTACTTTTGAAACGGGAAAGTGAAATGAAGACGAATTTTAATCAACAATAGACCTAAATTAATAATGAAAAAAGTATTTTATCTCAATACGTGTGATACCTGCAGAAAAATTTTAGCACAATTCGACCTTGCAGACTGGGAACTTCGTGAAATCAAAAAAGAACCGATTACGAAAGAAGAGTTAGAAGAAATGCATAAAAAAACAAAGTCTTACGAGGCATTATTCAGCAAAAAATCTACTCAGATTAAGTTGAGAGGGTTAGATGTGAAATCTTTAACAGAAAAGGATTTTAAAGAATTGTTATTGGATCATTATACCTTTTTGAAAAGACCTGTTTTCCTTACTGATAAAGAAATTTTCGTAGGGAATGATAAAAATAATGTGGCGGCTTTGCAGGAGTTTTTTGGAGTCACTGAATAATTTTAAAAATATAAGCTCTTAGATGAAATGTTTAAGAGCTTATATTTTGTCTCTTTTGTATAGGGTAGCTTTTTTTAATCCATGGTTATTCACAGTGATTAGAGTGGGATTGGTTTCCCAGTTTGGGAAATTTTCATAAAGCTTGTCAGTCAATTTTTCAATTCCGGAAATATTTTCATCATTGAATTCATAGTGTTTTTTGTCAGTTATGATTTCTATTCCGGTTTGATGTTGCCTATGAAGAACAGGAATACTGAATGAATTTACTTCTATAATTTCATCCCATTTTATAAATTCGTTTTTCGTATAAAATCCGTCATTTTTATATTGAAAATCACCATCTCTGAAATGTAATTCATTCATTTCTTTTTCAACAGATTCGTAATCTTCTTTGATGTCTGATGTGTATAATTTTGCACCGGCAAAAGAAATAATAATAAGACATGTAAGGATGATAATGTAAGTTATTCCTGTACTGTTAAAGACAGGATAATTATAGAAAACGAATATCAGAACTAAAGAAACTATAAAGATTAATATTTTCATTAATAATTATTTATAATAAATATAGAATTAATGTTTAATAAAAAAACCGCAGAGCAAACTGCGGTTTTCTATTTAATTTATATTCAGTTACACAAAAGGAGCTTTCACCACTTTTGCAGGAATATTTTTGTTTCTTACCTGAATGAAGATTTCAGAACCTAATTTGAAGTGAGGTTTGTCCACATACGCAAGACCTAAACCTATTTTTTTCATTGGAGACTGGGTTCCTGAAGTTACTTTTCCAATCACGTTACCTTCAGCATCTACAACAGGGTAGTCGTGTCTTGGAACTCCTTTGTCAGTTAATTCAAAACCAACTAATTTTCTCGTTACTCCTTCTTCTTTCTGTTTTGCAAAAGTTTCTTTAGATACGAAATCTTTATCGAATTTAGTGATCCATCCTAAACCTGCTTCAATTGGAGAAGTAGTATCGTCGATATCGTTTCCGTAAAGGCAGAATCCTTTTTCAAGTCTCAAAGTATCTCTTGCAGCCAATCCGCAAGGAACAATCCCTTCTTCAGTTCCGGCTTCAATAATCGCATCCCAAAGTTTTTCCGCAGCATCATTATTGAAATAAATTTCGAAACCACCGCTTCCTGTATATCCTGTATTGGAAATGATTACATTATCAACTCCGACTACAGCACCAACTGTGAAATGATAGTAAGGAATCTCAGAAAGATTTGTTTCTGTCAGTTTTTGAAGAATTTCAGTAGCTTTCGGACCCTGAACTGCTAATAAAGACATATCGTCTGAAGCATTGGTCATTTTTGCTCCGAAAGTATTGTATTTTGAAATGTGATTCCAGTCTTTATCGATGTTAGAAGCATTGACAACCACAAAATATTTGTCATCTTCCATTTTATAAACGATAAGATCATCCACGATTCCTCCGTTTTCATTAGGAAGACAAGAATATTGAGCTTTTCCGTTTTCAAGAGCATCTACATTATTGGTGGTTACGAACTGCAAAAGATCTTTTGAACCAGGACCCTCGATGAAAAATTGCCCCATGTGAGAAACATCAAACAATCCTGCTTTTTCTCTTACTGCAAAATGTTCTTCCGTTACTCCGGAATATTGTACAGGCATTTCAAAACCTGCAAAAGGTACGATTTTAGCTCCTAAAGAAACGTGTTTGTCGTACAATGCTGTTTTCTTCATATTTAATTTCTATTTCTTTATTTTAAAACTATTAAAGGTCTCATTAAAAAGACTCATATAATTTCCGTTCCAGTATTTTTCGCCGCAATTTATAGCAATGAGATATATTTCTTTATCCTTCTGAAAAACTCGGGTAATCCAGAACAGCTTTTCTTTCGGGTCAAAATATTCATAAAAATATTCAGTATATCCTTTTTTGCTTTTGTTGCTTTTTACTTTATTTTCGTCTTCGGAAGATTTGTAAAGAGCCAGGATGAATTTTTTTATTTCAGTAGAGGGTAGGTCTAAATCATGATACTCTGAAATGGTAACCGCTCCGATCTGGTTGGTCGGGAAAATATTGACAATATCGGTCTCGTTCATGGCTACCCATCCTTCAGGGTAATTGATACTGTAATTGTTATTTTCAAATGTTTGTTTCTTTTGGGCAGATAAAAAATACCCCAAGAATAACAAGATAATGAATAGTGAATGTCTGATCATCATTAAAAATGATATTTATATTCTTCTAAAATAATTTTAAACCATTCTGTGAAAGTCTCTGGTTTTTCTGCGATTTCCTTATCCAGATCATCCATAGAAATATACCTTACTTCTTCCACTTCTTTTCTATTGAGGTCAAATTCTGCATTATAAAAGCCAGTGAAAACATGATCTAGTTCATGTTCCCATAAATTTCCTCCTACATCTGCTTTGTAAATAAAATGGAATTTTTCGGAAAGGTCTGTTTCTATTCCAAGTTCTTCCTTCAGTCTTCTCTTTGCTCCTTCCAGGTAAGTTTCTCCGATTCTGGGGTGTGAACACACTGCATTCGTCCATTGGTTGGGAGAATGATATTTCTCGGATGCTCTTTTCTGCAAAAGCATTTCACCTTTATCATTGAATAAAAATACGGAGAAAGCCCGATGTAAAAGACCATTAATATGGGCTTGCTGTTTTTCCATCAATCCTAAAATTTGGTCATCAGGATTTACTAAAACTACCAATTCTTCCATTTCTACAAATGTAAGTGTAATAAATGTATTTTGGAAATTTTTGTGAAAACATCATAGATTTTGGAATATAAGAGGATAGGATTAAAATAATCATCTATTTAAACTCTTACCTATGCGAATAAAAAACATCGACAGCGCTACAAATAAAAGCAGAACCCAAAAGGAATTAATGAAAACCTGGAAATAACCAAGATGTATCACATTTATAAAAGGATAAGGATAAAAGTCTGAAAAATATCCTCTGATTAATATATAAAAAAGATAAAGCAAAGGATAAATTGCCCAATAAGGAATTTGCTTATAGGTTAAACCTTTTTTATTTTCATACAGATACCAATACATGAGAACAAGAATTGGCATTATGCTGTGTAAGAGCTCATCCACAAGCTTTTGCAATCCTGTAGGAGCCCATGCTGAGCGAAGGATGATCTGATAAATTAAGCATACAATTAAAATATAGATCGTAATAGCAGTCAGAATTCCTGGCTTTTTAATTGTTGGAGAAAAATTAAAAGCCCTAAATGTGAAATACATGGTGACGATTATATTGGTAAGGATGGTAAAGTAGCTGAAAAACCTGATGGTAGTTTCTGTAAAAGAAATCTGGCTGTTCTCTATCATCAGATCATATTGAGTGATGACTGAAAACCAACCAATAAGGGCAAAAATTAAAGATAAAATTCTTGGTATCATCAGGAAAGATCTATCATTTAATCAATAAAGATAGTTTTATTTTTTAGGAATAGAAAAATTTTAACCTATAATAATAGAATGGATGAAAAATTGTTAATTTATTCTTTTAATACTATTTTTTATAGGAAAAATTTAATTTAAACGAACTTTAACAAAGGTTTTTTATTTTAAAAGTCATAAATTTGTTGATACAAAATTTCATAATGGAGTTAGAATACAAAGATCACATAAGTCCGATTCTAAAGGACGGAGTAAAAAATTACCTAATTGATATAGACGGAACGATTACAGAAGATGTTCCTAACGAAGAGCCGGAAAGAATGGTTACCTGTGAGCCTTTTCCTGATGCTTTGGAAACCATTAACAGATGGTATGACGAAGGACATCAGATTTGTTTTTTCACTTCAAGAACTGAAAACCTGAAACAAATCACGATAGACTGGCTGGATAAACACGGGTTTAAATATCATAGTGTACTGTGTGGAAAACCAAGAGGAGGAAACTATCACTGGATAGATAACCATTTGGTAAGAGCTACAAGATATAAAGGTAAATTCACAGACCTTGTAGAAAAACAGGTAACCATTGAAGTTTTTAAAGAAGATTAAAAGTATAATTAAAGATTTAAAGATTAAACGATTAAAAGCAGATGCTTTTTCCTTTGATTTTTAAATCTTTTAATTTTTAAATAATTAGAAGTATTTTATGAAAGTTTTAGCAAACGATGGCTTAGATCAATCTGGAATTGATGCATTACAGGAGAAAGGTTTTGAAGTGATTACGACAAAAGTAGCACAGGAATTTTTGGTAGACTATATTAATGAGCACCAGATCCAAACGCTTTTGGTACGTAGCGCAACACAGGTAAGAAAAGATATTATTGATAATTGCCCGTCGATAGAGATTATCGGAAGAGGAGGAGTAGGAATGGATAATATTGATGTAGACTATGCCAGAGAAAAAGGTATACATGTAATCAATACACCTTCAGCTTCATCAGAATCCGTAGCTGAGTTGGTTTTTGCTCATTTGTTTTCAGGAGCAAGATTTTTACAGGATTCCAACAGAAAAATGCCTTTGGTGGGAGATACCGAATTTGCAGGTTTGAAAAAAGCTTATACGGCTGGAATCGAGTTGAAGGGAAAAACAATAGGAATTATTGGAATGGGGAGAATCGGCCAGGAAGTTGCTAAAATTGCTTTAGGTCTTGGAATGAGAGTGATTGCTGCTGATAATAATATAGGAAAAGCAAGCATTAAAGTGAAATTCTACAACAACCAGTTTATCAACGTAGATATAGAAACCGAACCTTTACAGGATGTGTTAAAGCATTCAGATTTTATTACCCTTCACGTTCCGGCTCAAAAAGACGGATATATGATCGGTAAAAACGAATTTGAAATGATGAAAGACGGGGTAGCTGTTGTTAATTGTTCAAGAGGAGGAGTAATCGATGAAGAAGCTTTAATTGATGCCTTAGATTCCGGAAAAGTAAGATTTGCGGGATTGGATGTTTTCATGAATGAACCGACTCCTTCTAAAAAGATATTAAATCACTCAAAAATTTCTTTGACACCGCACACAGGCGCCTCTACATTGGAAGCTCAGGATAGAATAGGACTTTCTCTGGCTGAACAGATTTCAAGTATTCTGCAAATTCAGTAAGAGAAAATGATATTAGAATAAAAACGCCGCAATTTGCGGCGTTTTTTTTATGAATTTTTAGCTTTCAATAAGTCTCTGATTTCCATTAATAATTTTTGGTCTTCTGTAGGTCCCGCCGGTGCAGGTGCTTCAGCAGGAGCTTCTTTTTTCAGCTTGTTGATTCCCTTAATCATAAGAAATAAAGCCAACGCTACTATAATAAAGGAAATGGTGGCAGATAAGAACATTCCATACTTAATAGCTGTACCCGGAATCACTAGGTCAGCCAGATTTTTTAAATTTAATTTTTCTAACGTAGGGGTTAAAATAGCAGGCGTAATAATATCCTCTACCAAAGAAGTGACAATTTTACCAAAAGCACCTCCAATAATTACCCCAATAGCTAAATCTACTACGTTCCCTTTAACGGCAAACTCTTTAAATTCTTTTAAAAATCCCATATTTATATTTTTTTAATTGTTCCGAAAACTCACCTGAATGAATAATATTCATTAAATTTAAGAAAAACATTTTAAGTGAAAATTTTTACAGCAAAAAAAATTAGACAATGTGATGAATTTACGATTGCCAATGAGCCTGTTTCTTCGATATTATTGATGGAACGGGCTGCAGAGTCGTGCGTTAATTGGATTTTAGAAAACTGTAAAATTCATAAAAGTTTTGCAATCTTTTGCGGAAATGGTAACAATGGAGGAGATGGATTGGCTATGGCGAGACTGCTTTATTTAAAGGGCTTTGATGTGGATGTTTTTGTAAAAGAGATAAAAGGAAATTTTTCTCAGGATGCAGCGATTAACTATCAAAAATTAAAAGATTTTTCGGGAATACATATTATAGAATTCAGAGATTTTCAGCAGGAAAAAATAACAGACCATACCATCTTCATTGACGCTGTTTTTGGAACAGGCTTATCCAGAAAGATAGAAGGAGAAGAACTGAAAATTATAAATGAACTGAACTCCTTACAGAACATAAAAATTTCAATAGATATTCCTTCGGGGTTATTTGCGGATGAAAATCTGGATGAAGATTCTGCTGTTTTCAAAGCGGATTATACACTAAGCTTTCAATTCTGGAAAAGAAGCTTTTTATATCCTGAAACAGGAAAATATACGGGTAAAGTTGTGATTTTAGACATCGGACTTCATCCTCAATATATTAATGAAACCCATACATCCCATTTTACTATTGATGATGAGGGTATTGAAAAAATATTTAAGACCAGAAATGAATATTCACACAAAGGAAGTTTTGGTAAAGCAGGAATTATCGGAGGAAGCTACGGTAAAATAGGAGCAGCCGTTCTGTCTGTGAAAGCTGCCTTGAAAAGTGGAGCAGGGCTTGTTTTTGCCTACAGCCCAAAATGCGGATATGAGACACTTCAAACTTCATCACCTGAAGCAATGTTCATAGAAGGCGGAAAAGATTATATTGAAAATATTGAAACTGATCAGGATATCGTCTTAGGAATCGGGCCGGGTTTAGGAACCCATCAGGAAACCGAAGTGAGTTTGCTGAAATTTCTAAGGGGGTATTCTTCGCCGTTGGTTTTGGATGCTGATGCGCTTAATATAATCTCTAAAAATCCATCCTTTATACAGTTGATTCCTGAAAATTCCATTATCACTCCACATCCCAAAGAATTCGAAAGGCTTTTCGGAAAAACAAAAGATTCTTTTGAAAGATCTGATCTTGCTGTTCAAAAAGCTGTTGAGCTCAAGATCTACATTGTATTAAAAGATCATCATACGCAAGTTGTAACTCCGGAAGGAAATATTTTTTACAATATTACAGGGAATTCAGGACTCGCGAAAGGAGGAAGCGGTGATATTCTGACAGGGATTTTAACATCCTTGTTAGCTCAGGGATATTCTTCGGAAAATGCGGCTGTTCTTGGAGTCTGGCTTCATGGAAAATCTGCAGATTTTGCAGCAGAAAAGCATTCTAAAGAATCGATGCAGCCTTCAGATGTAATTAAAGAATTAGAAACTACATTCCTATATATCAACAAAAAAGTCACAAAGAAATTGTGACTTTTTAATTATATTTTTTTAAAAAAATTATTCAGGTTTGGCATTTTCAGCTTCAGTTATTTTAAACTTTTTAGAATAAAGCATAATGATGACACCGGCTATCATAAACGGAATGGAAAGAATTTGTCCTGTATTTAATCCTCCAAACTGAATGAATTCGTTTCCTTGAGGTTCTTTTAAGAATTCTACAAAGAATCTGATCGCCCAAAGAATGATAAAAAATAAACCGAATAACCATCCTTGCTGATATTTTTTGTCTGTTTTTCTATATAATACCCATAAAAGGATAAACAGAAGTACATAACCTACTGCCTCAAATAACTGAGTAGGATACCTTGGAACGGTTACCCCGTATTCATCACTCATCTGAGGGAAAAGAAAAGCAAATGGAGAATCTGCTGCTACAGGTTTACCAATGATTTCCGAATTAAAGAAGTTCCCCATACGTACAAATGCACCTCCCAAAGCAACTACAATTCCCAATCTGTCATATACCCAGAAAGGATTTTTCTTAATGATTTTGAATGAGTAATACAATGTTGTTAAAATTAATGCAAGGGTTGCTCCATGACTGGCAAGACCAGAGAATCCTGTAAATTTGAATTCAGGTTTTGTCTGAATAGGTAAAAATACACTCCAGAAGTCCTGTTTGAAAAGCTCCGGCTGATAAAAAATAACGTGTCCTAATCTCGCTCCTAGAATTGTACCGATCAACGTCCATGTAAAAAGAGGCTCAAGGTATTTTTGATTAATATGATCAATAGTGAACATTCTCGTCATCAAAAGATATCCGAAACCAAAGGCAAAAATGAACATCAGACTATAATAATGCAGGGTAATGGGTCCCAGATGAATTCCGGTAGAAGGATCCCATATTTTATATTCAGTATCCAATGCAACCTGATCGGTTGGCTGTATTGCTTTTGGAACTTTTGCTAAATATTTATAATCTTCTTTATTTTGGGTAGGCTTAAAGTTTTTATCTAAAAACTGGTATCCACTCATTTTAAACATATTCAGTGAGCTGTCATAAAAAGCTCCCCATCCGCCTTTGGATTCCAGGTTAGCCGAATTTACAATAACAAGCGTATTATCACTTTTCTTATTTGAAAAATCTTTAAAAGTTTCAGCGTCAGTAGTAGAAAATACTTTTACGGCAATTTTTTCATTATTTACATTTAAGGTAGCGTCAGAAAGTCCTTCAGCATAATTTTGTGAAAAAAGATTTTGTGCTAAAAAAGCAAAAACCACGAGATAAAGTCTAAAGAATACATTACTCATTATAATGATGTTTTTTATATTAATGATTACACTTTGGAGGTACAGGATCATATCCGCTTCCTCCCCAAGGATGGCATTTTGAAATTCTTTTTACACCCAGCCAAAACCCTTTGAAAATTCCATGAACCTGTAATGCCTCTATCATATAATGTGAACAGGTAGGCTCATATCGACAGTTTTTAGGAAGTAAAGGCGAAATAAACCATTGGTAAAATCGTATTAATAGTACCAGTGGAAATGTGATGATTTTATTGAATGTAGGTTTCAAAACATTGCAAAAATAGCGTAAAAAATTGAAAATTAGTTTAAATTTGTTAGAAGTTTCGGAGCTTTACAGGTCTGTTTGTCGGATAAAATCCGGTGTTTGTCGATTTGCTGATTGCTCGTTTAAAATCGTAGAAATAATATTGTTCTGAACATTCACTTATATTAAATCTAAAAAATTGAATCAAAATATTCCATTAGCTGAAAAATTAAGACCCAAGACATTAGAAGATGTTTTAGGGCAGGAACATCTTACCGGAGAAAAGGGAACGATAAGAAAAATGCTGGAAAATGATACATTGAATTCTCTTATTTTCTGGGGCCCACCTGGAACAGGTAAAACAACTTTGGCTGAGATTATTTCTGAAAAATCCGGACGTAAGTTTTTTAAGCTTTCTGCAGTTTCTTCAGGCGTAAAAGATGTAAGAGATGTGATTGAAGATGCTAAAAAACAAAATCTGTTTTCCGGGAAATCTCCTATATTATTTATTGACGAAATACACCGGTTCAACAAATCTCAGCAGGATTCTCTTTTGCATGCAGTGGAAAAAGGCTGGGTGGTTTTGATTGGTGCAACAACAGAAAACCCAAGTTTTGAAGTTGTTTCTGCATTGCTTTCCAGAAGTCAGGTATATGTTTTAAAAGCTTTAACTTATGAAAAGCTTGAAGAACTCATTGATATTGCTTTGGCAAGATATAATAAAGATGAAGGTGAAAACTTTATAATTAAGGATAAGCAGGCTTTTATTCAGTATTCTGGAGGAGATGGGAGAAAGCTCATCAATTCCGTAGAACTTGTCCTGAATCAATTTAAAAAATCATCAAAAAAAGAAATTGATAATGATGATGTAATGTCTGTTTTACAAGAAACAATGGCATTGTATGATAAAAATGGTGAGCAGCATTATGATATCATTTCTGCATTTATAAAATCGATGCGAGGAAGTGACCCGAATGGCGCGGTGTACTGGTTGGCTAGAATGATTGCGGGTGGGGAAGATATTAAATTCATTGCAAGGAGAATGCTGATCTTGGCTGCTGAAGATATCGGATTGGCAAATCCTAATGCTTTAACGATAGCCAATAACTGCTTTCAGGCAGTAAATGTAATCGGAAATCCGGAGGCTAGGATTATTTTAAGTGAAACGGCAATTTATCTGGCGGTTTCTCCTAAGAGCAATTCTGCTTATACCGCAATAAATGATGCATTAGCCTTTGTAAAGAAGACCGGAAATTTACCGGTACCGCTTCATTTGAGAAATGCTCCCACAAAGCTGATGAAAGATTTAGATTACGGGAAAGAATATAAATATGCCCATTCTTATGAAGGGAATTTTGTAGATCAGGATTTTCTTCCGGAAGAAATAAAAGATTTGAAATTTTATGAGCCGGGAAATAATGCTACGGAAAAGAAAATTTATGATGAGCTCAAAAAGAAATGGAGCAACAAATATTAAAAAAGGTATCTCATTGAGATACCTTTTATAGTATAAGTCTTATTTAATTAATACTTTTCAAAAGTGGTGATAAATAATGTTTTTTTACCATTATATTCTTTTATCTCACCTTTTGCAATGATGTCGGAATAGATTTTGGTTGAAGCATCATTGAATTCATATCCTTCAATCACTACAGGATTATTTTCCGGAAGCTGGTATTGTGAGTTCAGTGTTGAAAGAGGCATCCAGTCTAAAGTTCCTGCATCTTTTTTGTATTTTACCTCTGTCAATCCGTTCTGAGCCAAATAACTGTATTTTTTTAAGTTTCCAGGAAGAGCAGCTGCTTTGTAAGGTGTTGTACTTTGTACCATTCCTTTTCTTGCATTAAATAGGTTTACAGTTCCTACAGCATCATTGCAAACAGCAAATTTTACATTTGGGTTTTTCTGTGCAAATAGGGTCACAGAAGCAAACATTAATAAAGAGTATAGAATTTTTTTCATAATCTAATAAATATAGGAATTAAAAACGCGATAAATATACTTCTTTTTTGTGAATCTTCAATATAAAAATGTGTTATTTTGAGAATCATGTAGAAATAAATATTTTGTCAATGTTATTTCCTATTTGATATAAACAAAAGCATCACCTTTAAGTGATGCTTTTGTTTATATATTATGTGTAAAGCAGTATATTAATTTGAAATCTTGCTTACAGATAGCTTAACTTTTCCATCTGTCAATAATCCTAAGT is a window of Candidatus Chryseobacterium colombiense DNA encoding:
- a CDS encoding acyl-CoA thioesterase, which encodes MDNKPITFQFISEPSDVNYGGKVHGGSVMKWIDQAGYACATTWSGNYSVTVYVGGIRFYEPIKIGEIVKVEAQVIYTGSSSMHISINVFSRNLKQPNFDKKTHCIIVFVAVDENGKKLPVPKWIPETEEEKQKEQYAKRLMELRAQIEDEMKPFL
- a CDS encoding arsenate reductase family protein, translating into MKKVFYLNTCDTCRKILAQFDLADWELREIKKEPITKEELEEMHKKTKSYEALFSKKSTQIKLRGLDVKSLTEKDFKELLLDHYTFLKRPVFLTDKEIFVGNDKNNVAALQEFFGVTE
- the gcvT gene encoding glycine cleavage system aminomethyltransferase GcvT; translation: MKKTALYDKHVSLGAKIVPFAGFEMPVQYSGVTEEHFAVREKAGLFDVSHMGQFFIEGPGSKDLLQFVTTNNVDALENGKAQYSCLPNENGGIVDDLIVYKMEDDKYFVVVNASNIDKDWNHISKYNTFGAKMTNASDDMSLLAVQGPKATEILQKLTETNLSEIPYYHFTVGAVVGVDNVIISNTGYTGSGGFEIYFNNDAAEKLWDAIIEAGTEEGIVPCGLAARDTLRLEKGFCLYGNDIDDTTSPIEAGLGWITKFDKDFVSKETFAKQKEEGVTRKLVGFELTDKGVPRHDYPVVDAEGNVIGKVTSGTQSPMKKIGLGLAYVDKPHFKLGSEIFIQVRNKNIPAKVVKAPFV
- the idi gene encoding isopentenyl-diphosphate Delta-isomerase, with protein sequence MEELVVLVNPDDQILGLMEKQQAHINGLLHRAFSVFLFNDKGEMLLQKRASEKYHSPNQWTNAVCSHPRIGETYLEGAKRRLKEELGIETDLSEKFHFIYKADVGGNLWEHELDHVFTGFYNAEFDLNRKEVEEVRYISMDDLDKEIAEKPETFTEWFKIILEEYKYHF
- a CDS encoding Pr6Pr family membrane protein; amino-acid sequence: MIPRILSLIFALIGWFSVITQYDLMIENSQISFTETTIRFFSYFTILTNIIVTMYFTFRAFNFSPTIKKPGILTAITIYILIVCLIYQIILRSAWAPTGLQKLVDELLHSIMPILVLMYWYLYENKKGLTYKQIPYWAIYPLLYLFYILIRGYFSDFYPYPFINVIHLGYFQVFINSFWVLLLFVALSMFFIRIGKSLNR
- a CDS encoding phosphoheptose isomerase, with protein sequence MELEYKDHISPILKDGVKNYLIDIDGTITEDVPNEEPERMVTCEPFPDALETINRWYDEGHQICFFTSRTENLKQITIDWLDKHGFKYHSVLCGKPRGGNYHWIDNHLVRATRYKGKFTDLVEKQVTIEVFKED
- a CDS encoding D-2-hydroxyacid dehydrogenase; translation: MKVLANDGLDQSGIDALQEKGFEVITTKVAQEFLVDYINEHQIQTLLVRSATQVRKDIIDNCPSIEIIGRGGVGMDNIDVDYAREKGIHVINTPSASSESVAELVFAHLFSGARFLQDSNRKMPLVGDTEFAGLKKAYTAGIELKGKTIGIIGMGRIGQEVAKIALGLGMRVIAADNNIGKASIKVKFYNNQFINVDIETEPLQDVLKHSDFITLHVPAQKDGYMIGKNEFEMMKDGVAVVNCSRGGVIDEEALIDALDSGKVRFAGLDVFMNEPTPSKKILNHSKISLTPHTGASTLEAQDRIGLSLAEQISSILQIQ
- the mscL gene encoding large-conductance mechanosensitive channel protein MscL, whose protein sequence is MGFLKEFKEFAVKGNVVDLAIGVIIGGAFGKIVTSLVEDIITPAILTPTLEKLNLKNLADLVIPGTAIKYGMFLSATISFIIVALALFLMIKGINKLKKEAPAEAPAPAGPTEDQKLLMEIRDLLKAKNS
- a CDS encoding NAD(P)H-hydrate dehydratase, with the translated sequence MKIFTAKKIRQCDEFTIANEPVSSILLMERAAESCVNWILENCKIHKSFAIFCGNGNNGGDGLAMARLLYLKGFDVDVFVKEIKGNFSQDAAINYQKLKDFSGIHIIEFRDFQQEKITDHTIFIDAVFGTGLSRKIEGEELKIINELNSLQNIKISIDIPSGLFADENLDEDSAVFKADYTLSFQFWKRSFLYPETGKYTGKVVILDIGLHPQYINETHTSHFTIDDEGIEKIFKTRNEYSHKGSFGKAGIIGGSYGKIGAAVLSVKAALKSGAGLVFAYSPKCGYETLQTSSPEAMFIEGGKDYIENIETDQDIVLGIGPGLGTHQETEVSLLKFLRGYSSPLVLDADALNIISKNPSFIQLIPENSIITPHPKEFERLFGKTKDSFERSDLAVQKAVELKIYIVLKDHHTQVVTPEGNIFYNITGNSGLAKGGSGDILTGILTSLLAQGYSSENAAVLGVWLHGKSADFAAEKHSKESMQPSDVIKELETTFLYINKKVTKKL
- the lgt gene encoding prolipoprotein diacylglyceryl transferase, whose translation is MWDPSTGIHLGPITLHYYSLMFIFAFGFGYLLMTRMFTIDHINQKYLEPLFTWTLIGTILGARLGHVIFYQPELFKQDFWSVFLPIQTKPEFKFTGFSGLASHGATLALILTTLYYSFKIIKKNPFWVYDRLGIVVALGGAFVRMGNFFNSEIIGKPVAADSPFAFLFPQMSDEYGVTVPRYPTQLFEAVGYVLLFILLWVLYRKTDKKYQQGWLFGLFFIILWAIRFFVEFLKEPQGNEFIQFGGLNTGQILSIPFMIAGVIIMLYSKKFKITEAENAKPE
- the yidD gene encoding membrane protein insertion efficiency factor YidD — translated: MKPTFNKIITFPLVLLIRFYQWFISPLLPKNCRYEPTCSHYMIEALQVHGIFKGFWLGVKRISKCHPWGGSGYDPVPPKCNH
- a CDS encoding replication-associated recombination protein A, with protein sequence MNQNIPLAEKLRPKTLEDVLGQEHLTGEKGTIRKMLENDTLNSLIFWGPPGTGKTTLAEIISEKSGRKFFKLSAVSSGVKDVRDVIEDAKKQNLFSGKSPILFIDEIHRFNKSQQDSLLHAVEKGWVVLIGATTENPSFEVVSALLSRSQVYVLKALTYEKLEELIDIALARYNKDEGENFIIKDKQAFIQYSGGDGRKLINSVELVLNQFKKSSKKEIDNDDVMSVLQETMALYDKNGEQHYDIISAFIKSMRGSDPNGAVYWLARMIAGGEDIKFIARRMLILAAEDIGLANPNALTIANNCFQAVNVIGNPEARIILSETAIYLAVSPKSNSAYTAINDALAFVKKTGNLPVPLHLRNAPTKLMKDLDYGKEYKYAHSYEGNFVDQDFLPEEIKDLKFYEPGNNATEKKIYDELKKKWSNKY